Proteins found in one Hirundo rustica isolate bHirRus1 chromosome Z, bHirRus1.pri.v3, whole genome shotgun sequence genomic segment:
- the LOC120765532 gene encoding programmed cell death 1 ligand 2-like, whose product MFQILTILLLETQLSMVSALFIVEVPQQLYTAEYGNNVTMECRFPVNGSVNLGLLTVVWEQKRQGWLKSKEVYTFRNGKALHPSQHPDYTGRASLLHSELKAGRAILQITNVKITDAGSYLCLIDYQGVDYKYIALKVKAPYKRINTQLMRIPGEDKFVFMCQSEGFPLAEVFWQNENFNLSGPVNTTYTLTADGLYNVTSILIFKPNMNDNYTCIFWNKELNGETSAHISTLALMSTQYSGQKFLISLIIPTCVTVAVLLSVIIIFQKRKSFRNEQPLTDRKRKLNPNAKDENSDDFNS is encoded by the exons ATGTTCCAGATCCTCACAATACTGTTGCTGGAAACACAGCTCTCCATGGTTTCAG CTTTATTTATAGTTGAAGTTCCTCAACAGCTCTACACTGCAGAGTATGGGAACAATGTGACCATGGAATGCAGATTTCCTGTGAATGGCTCAGTAAATCTAGGACTCCTGACTGTTGTTTGGGAGCAGAAAAGGCAAGGCTGGTTGAAATCAAAAGAGGTATACACATTCCGCAATGGGAAGGCACTCCATCCATCCCAACATCCTGATTATACAGGAAGAGCATCACTTCTGCACAGTGAACTGAAGGCTGGACGAGCCATCCTTCAGATCACCAATGTGAAGATCACAGATGCAGGATCATACCTTTGTCTCATTGACTACCAGGGTGTGGACTATAAGTACATTgctttgaaagtaaaag CACCTTACAAGAGAATAAACACTCAATTAATGAGAATACCAGGTGAAGACAAGTTTGTTTTTATGTGCCAGTCAGAAGGCTTTCCTCTGGCAGAGGTTTTCTGGCAAAATGAGAACTTCAATCTCAGTGGACCTGTAAATACCACCTATACACTGACTGCAGATGGCCTCTACAATGTCACCAGCATCCTGATATTCAAACCAAATATGAATGACAACTACACCTGTATCTTCTGGAATAAAGAACTGAATGGAGAAACTTCAGCTCACATTTCCACTTTAG CTTTAATGAGTACACAGTATAGTGGACAAAAATTCCTGATCTCTTTAATCATCCCCACATGTGTGACTGTAGCTGTCCTTCTCtctgtaataataatttttcagaagagaaaatcaTTCAGGAATGAGCAAC ctttaacagacaggaaaagaaaactgaaccCTAATGCAAAGGATGAGAACA gtGATGATTTTAACTCTTAG